In Pseudophryne corroboree isolate aPseCor3 chromosome 2, aPseCor3.hap2, whole genome shotgun sequence, the sequence TTTTCTCCTCCCACTGTCTCTCTATCACCGCCCTCTCACTCTCCCTGTGCATCAGAGTTTCCTCCGCACTTTCCTCCAATTTATATAACTGGTCATGAAATTGGCTCAGGGCTGGCATTAATAAGGGCATTAGTGGGCTCTGAGCATAGGCATATTTATAAAGGGtatagggtgtgtggtgcacacaggcctctgTGTACAAGGAGCCACACACTGTATGCCCTGCACCCAGAGTATACTTACCTTGTGCCTGCAAGCGGATCCAGCATCATCCCTATCTTTGGTGACACCAGGAGCAGGAGGACATGTACGGACGctcgcaaaaaggggcatggcctcatggctaGGGGGCATGGGCCCACTGGTGGGGCGTATGGTCTCTCATACTGAACCCCTATTTTTGTTACGCCTGGTCCATTCCTTTGTCCAGGAATCTGAAAATGAAAATGGTGATAACTCTATCTCAATCTTGTGTGCAACGAATAATAAATGTTCTGTACCCACTATTGAACAAGGATTCTTAGGCTTGAGAAGGCTAAAATAATAAAGATATTACATTTGTTCTGATAGTCAACAGAGCTATGGCATTCTCATAAACCTCACCTCTCTGTGACTTGTGTGCTAGTATTGCTGGACATTTGATATATAAGTTACGTGCTAGTTGTCTAGATCACTGCAGTGTTCAATACATTAATGAAAAGTTTGTTGCATTTTAAATTCCTGTAAGTGTCCATTTTGTGTTTCCAATGTAAACATTTATAGTCGTGGAAAGAAGAACAGAACTCAGTATGCGTGGTGTGGGGTAAACCAGAAGGTTATACACTGGATTTTCTGGCGTTATACACTGGATTACACTGGATTGTCTGGCATTATACACTGGATTACACTGGATTGTCTGGCGTTATACACTGGATTGTCTGACAAAATGCCATTTTGTTGCATTTTGTCACATTGGGCATTTTTACTCAGTTTTAGTTTGATTGATTGTTGAATATTTACTAGTTGTTGGAAAGAAAGGCAGATTATTCAACTTGAGTGAAGTTGATCTGGGAAGTTGATCTGTTTTTGGGTGCACTCATCTTGATTAACGTCTGAACCACTCCACCAGTGACAGCACTATACCTTACTGGGTGGCTTGTTATGTTGCAAGGTTGACTTGGATACACTTTAGTTTTGTGTTGTAATCATCCTTATGGTGTCAAATACTAGAAGAATTGTCCACTTATCTCACGTGTCGCGCCACTATGTGAAGGGCTGCCTCGCGATTTCCACAACCAAAATAGTGTCTCTCCAAAACACAATGGCAAACAAGTACAAAATATAAAATGTGGCTGCGGAAACCACCTGGTGCCCAAGTGGATTTTTCTTATAACAATAGAACACACGTAATTGTATAGATTATACAACCCTCAATTGGAAAAGGGCGTCCGGTCCTCGACCTTCACAAATCCTCCTCTTAGCAGGTGTCCTTAGCAGAACAGAAAGATTTAGGTACCTATGTCAACCTTAGATCGGACCCTACGAATAAATTCAATTCAAATTTACAGACTCTTATTGATAAATTCTGCAGTTTGGGTGTATTGGAAGAAGCAGAAAAGAAATGTATCTTTAACCCTACACCAGTTGTACCAGCACTTTATTTACTGCCAAAAGTCCATAAAAATGCTTCTAACCCCCCCCTGGAGGTCCGATAGTTTCGGGCATCCAGTCAGTAACTGCAAACCTTTCTGAATATATCGATTTTTTTCTGCAACCCCTGGTGCTTACTAACCCCTCACATTTGAGAGACACCAAGGATTTGCTTAATTTCTTGTCATCAGTAACATGGGAGGAGGAATATGTGTTGGTTACGGCCGACGTTAGGTCCCTTTATTCTATTATAGATCATAAGGCAGGGATTGATGCAGTCACATCTTATCTGGGTGCTAGTTCCTTGGAGAATAATTTACAACAATTTATTTTGGAGGGCATTCAGTTTATCCTCACTAACAACTCGCTGCATATGATTGGACAATGGAGGCGTTAAATACCAAGGAGGGAAATGGGGGCGGACTCTGGTGTTTAAGAACTCGATTGAGAACTTTTTATGGGTTCTCTGTCGCTCTAGTAATTGTTGCATTCATTTCCCTTGTGGCCCACACACATGGATGTCTGATACCATCATATTTTGTTACTTGTATTTGTCCTGTATTGTGTGTTATATTAAATATTGTATTACACATGTGGCCCTCCTCTCCCCTCTGTTCTATATGCTGTTCTGCTAAGGACACCTGCTAAGAGGAGGATTTGTGAAGGTCGAGGACAATTGGAGGGTTGTATAATCTATACAATTATGTGTGTTCTATTGTTATAAGAAAAATCCACTTGGGCGCCAGGTGGTTTCCGCAGCCACATTTTATATTTCatccttatggtgtgtacacacggtgagattttttctttcgattttgactatatagtcaaaatcgcaagaaatgttagtgcaaatcgcaaggtgttatgccacttgcgatcccgattcgatcctgatgcacGGTCCCTCCAGGTCGGTAtcacaagtcaatccttgctagatcggtgtactatctagttcatccacATCTCAgttaattgttattattattattattatcctttatttatatggtgccacaagggttccgcagcgcccaattacagagtacataaacaaataagcaagcaGGAAAGCAgcaacgacaatataggacaagtacagggtaaataaaccttAGCTACATCAGcatatgacactggaataagtatcaggtggcagaaggctgctggatttggtgcagttgaatattattagagtaagaaaaggataagcacatgagggaagagagtcctgctcgtgagagcttacattctaaagtctcacataagccaaaatcgtaagcacacatagtccatatctcaagaaaagttagtcaaaattggtggcgctgggcttcggggagttcaggggaaatcgcaaagtgaaaatcggtcatagcaaggatctcaccatgtgtacacaccattagggtGGACTTCGCCTTCAGTGCATGTTGTGTGTTTGTGCTGGTGCATTGTTTGGCTGCGCTGATTATTGGCTGTCCTTTTTTGACATATTGGCACTTGGTCATATcactataggggtgtggccagatgTAGTGGCATGCCTCACCACAGCTCTTAAAGATCCATGGATAGGACCCTTATCCATGCTCACCTACTCTCCCGGAGAGTAGGTGATACAGTCTTTATTAtgttaattttttaaaaataaatactgtAGTTAACCTTTTTCAATGCCATTTCCTGTCTTTGAGTCATTTTAAGAAATAACTCTGGTTTCATACCTGATGTAAGAGGGCAGAAAATAACAAATGCGACAGGAAGTTAAAACAAGTTGAAACAACAGGTTATAGGGAAGTAATATACTAAAAtgaaaatataatacaatacttcAGTAAAAAGCAAGGTATATACCATTTTGTTGCTTGGACCTTAATCAAACTTTAAACAGAGGTGGCAGAAAAGTACCCACTGTTTAAACTGTATAGCACTTCTGGCAGCATGCTgcaatataccagtgtgccatataACTCCATGTGACTTTATGATCTGACTAATTGCGCTAAGGTGAGTGTCAATTTCAGAGTTATACACTGTACTTCATTGTAGAGATGTGTGCCGACCCACGTGTTTAGTTTTGGATCTTGGGTCTAATTTTTCACccttgcgtgttttggttttggatctgtatttttttttaaatgctaaaaatAGCTGGAAACATGTAATttaggcctgtttttgttcctacagtattattaacctcagtatccTACTTTTCCAGTCATTTttggccacctcacagctcataataatgTTTTCACCAAtataaggctgcagtgagctggctggttactaagggaCAAAGCAGTGAAACAAAcatacggcagtttatagcacatctatgaaacagaagaaaagtggtgcaagatggaattgtccttgggtcctccctatCACCCTTATCTTGGATATTCAAAATaacatgcatagtttaacaaagcaaacatttcagcaacagggactgccatttTGTGCTTGCTCTGTTTGGGCTTCCACACAGCAAGCTACCAATTGGCTTTAGGCAACTAACAGTGTTTTGTGAATGATCTCTTCTCTATAGTGGGAAGATGTTGTCATTTTCATTCTCATCCTCACCTTCAGCAGTGTTAACATCATCATCCCACAATATTAACTCAGTGCCGCTAGAATCCACCATTAAAGAAGTTtctgtactttgacataattgGCGGGAAAGGTCTTCCTCCTGTGCCTTATTTAAGAAATTACGGCATTTAGAGCTCTACACTGACTATGAGTGGTGTTTTAAAAATTTTACCTCCAACTACTCGGGAAGGATTCACCAATTAACATGCTCAGACTTTACaatttttctctctctccttctgtatACTGACACCTGCCCTGCTCTTCTGTGTATGAGACAGCATATGCAAAGTGAAGATAGGATTCTCCTTTCATGAACTAAAGGCTCAAAGAGGAATTTACTGCATCTGCTTTCTCCCAAACATGCCCAGAGAAGCAGAACAAGTACTTACAGAGAAGCATTTTGGGTACCCAATTTTGTTATGGGCAGGGCTGCCGAGACAACAGTGGTCCCAGTAGTGCTGGGGTGGGTCATGGCCAATCACACAGCAATGCCCTACAGCACTATAGGCAAGGGAAGCTGCCGGCCAGAAAAGAATATAGATGCTCACTGGAGCCATAGCAAAGTCCTCAGAGACTGAATACACATATGCAGCACCGACGCAGACGTAAGGAATATTGACTCCCTGAGTGAGTGTGAGGTCACGTAGACTGGCCGTGGAAGTAGCGACAATGGCGCCATGTTTCTCTCTGCATAATGACAACTGAAGGCagaaacacacccagaaaatggcgatGACACTTCCCCAAATGGTCCCTTACTGTCTATCACTCTCCGTTTAAGGCCTCACTGCAAGTGACATCCCAAAGGTACCTTGGCACGTGCACAGTGTGATCACAATGCATGCGCAGTCACATAATATTTGTAATATATAGTATGGACAATATTTAGCAAAAGTACTGTATCAGCTAAGGAGATATCACAGAAAACTTTTACGTTAATGAAACACATTGCCATAGACCTCTATAGGCACAGTGATTTAATCTAATTTACCAGTGTAACTTTTTCTTCATCCCCATCAGCCAATACTGTGTGAATACACGGCATGATGGCCTTGCATGCGCAATAGGTGAACCAGGTGAGAATTCAGAAAAGTAATCTTATACCACAAAGTCTTAGCTTGAGAAGACTAGTATCTTGTTAGTTATCAGTGCAAAATtgcaaacagttttaaaaagaccttTATGTCTTTTCAAAAAGAAGTATATGATGGTAAGGTTTGAGGAGCCACGGCTGTAGTCAGTGTCAGACtggaacatgaagggcccaccgggggaattaaGTTGTAGGGGCGCATACTTAGGGTTGTGgctagcctccacagaggcttgaaatacacaattgtttagtgcagtgtaatgcaacatatccaccatgtataatacaagtgcatagtctggaacctgatccctagaggaaggagtgggccctcagacagtggggcctaccggtggtttccctggtacccctgtgggccagtccgaccctggttgtaGATATAGTAGTATCAATAAAGGTTGGCTTTATTTCCTGTTCCATCCATGCTTTCTAGATCAATAGTACTGTTTCATTTCCATGCAAGTGAAACTTAGAATTAGACAACggcaacttatttttttttttgtaaaaaatgcaattttaataaaatatatacgttttatataaataataaatacacatgTGGTAGAGATAAGGGTCTTCTCTTATATGCAAACATCTTTATATGTCCCAATGTCCTTTAACCCTTTCCTGCAATGCAAATCTGTCCAGTCTATCAAATataacagcaactgatttaatccaACTTCCCTTTTTAGTTTATAAGGAGCTAAGTATTCTCCAAAACTTTCCTGCTCATTAGCATATGAACATATTATTTTTGACCACAGGAGTAATTATATAACTCTTGGCTTTTGTGTTCTTTCTGTTTAAAATGTCTGACAATCTGCATAAACTGtagatttgaaatatttgaaaaatTTACCCTGTAACGGTTCATTTAAGAAAGGAATAAAAGATGAAACTTGCTTAGTATTAGTCTTATCCCAATACATAGAGATTACCATTGAAACTATCAGAAAAGGGATTTGCTTGATATTTACAACCTTCTCTTGAACCCATGATTGCCAGTCTAGTATTAGTATTATATACAATAACATTCTAGTTACAAAGTATTGATATGATATGACTAGTGTACAAAACTATTTGCTTGTATTGCATCTAGAGCATATGCTATTAAAGATAAATTGCAAAGTCACAGTTAGATTCACTATCTTTGAGTAAAGAGACATATGGGGTTGGATGTAATGCCACCCAAGTGCcggcatggttttgcctattatgcgattgccccttaaaaaaaacacGTCagcgtttggccggcatcccgcacggctgctgaactcggtcggcattacatcccacccatgcTGTATGTAAAAGGATGTCATAAAGTCAGTATTGGTTCTAGGTCAGTTAGTGCCCACAATTGTTTAGATATATTGGGGGGAATTaaaatgcaggggtgtatctacctattggccaggatggcactcgccaggggtgccaggcaaggagggggcgccatccggctgtgccatccatggccagggggtagaaccaagtggtactgttagacttggtgactgtctgttagtgccagcGCCAGTGTCTGGCAGCAGCGCAATacacctcgcttgtaatcagactcaacataaactacagctcccagcagcccttgttgctgggagctcttggcaccaagggctgctaggagctgtagtttactttgagtctgattgatcactagtgctgagctgtgccgctggacactggcgtcagcagtgacagacagtcaccaggtacagtcagagccggattatggggagggtgggggtcaatgcacaggactgcactgctctgcattgggctagggccgtggacggagtggaagcacgggggagagactacacgacactcactgccaggcagcccagcagTATGGAAACTGTGAGGTActatttccagtgtaataggttgtgggttctaatactgggtatgacacttgtaaaataattgccaGAGAAATAAGCACcattgtgactgagcagatctatttagtgtgttgctgcacactacatagatctgcctagttgcaatggagaagttgcccatggcaaccaatcagcattgaagtaacatctataatttgcatactataaaattatacagagctgctgattggttgatgggggcacttcttcactggctcacttctccgctcttatcactgattagtaaatgtcccccttagtgtgtgactatgtatgtgaataagtgtgtaactatgtacagtatgtatgtgactgtatttgtatatactgcatgtatgactgtactgtatatcatatgtatgtgttttgtgtgtgactatggggtatattcaattttagtcgaaagctgccgtctgtcgaaaagacggcagttttctacttttttaggtcggaaggggttccgacctattcaatctaaccccaaattattcgacaagtcgaggaattcgacttgtagaaaagcaggtggatcggcggaatagctgccgatccgcgtgcttgtgtctaAAACGGGGTCaaaactgacaggttttggcccccttttggaccatctcaattcgactttaaaaaagttgaattgggATGCGGGaacagagacgggggagagccgcgggcagacgggggagagcagcgccggaggatgtgtcacagccgctgctcacagcagcgtccacccggctccagcaagtgagacctcgcttgctgaagccgggtggacgctgccgtgagcggcggctgtgatgcggaagCAGAGACGGTGGAGAGGAGGAGatgaggggagacgggggagagcctcgGGCAGACGGGctagagcagcgctgcagcagcatagccggaggatgtcacagccgtcgctcacagcagcgtccacccggctccagcaagcgagacctcgcttgctggagccaggtggatgctgccgtgaatggcggctgtgacacatcctccggctacgctgctgcagcgctgctccccccgtctcagcacccgcatctcaattcgaattgagattgcattgaatagcccaggtcggatccattccgacaaatgaatgtcggaatggatccgacgtcaattgaatatacccctatgtatgtaagtgtatatgtgtgtgcctatgggcaggatcagatatactaatggcaaatgtggtttgactgcattccccatataaaattaggaatatatttattagcacaagtccacatttccattttccctttgcattccccatatgccctttatagactgtgttttctatagggcgtaacgtgaataagagacactactgtgcgttgtaatgtgagtaatggacactactgtgcggtgtaatgtgatactgtgtggcataatttgaattggaagtactattgtgtggcaatgcctcttccccacaaggccacattccttttttgacacgcctcccttatttcaaatatgtgtatgtatgtgtgtgtggggggcctgcccctgactttgccaggggcgctcggacccctagatacacccctgttaaaatgtttgaaaagtcagttgcgtgtctgttttttcctatctaatagacaggaaaaaccaaacacccaaccgacttttgaaacatttgaattccccccattgagtgGGGATTGTTCTTTAGTCTCTTAAACTCCCCACGCATCAGCTTGGATAGTACATTCCAACAGTCTAGATCAAACAGCATATAAAGTGGCAGTGAATAGTCATTTGGAGTCAATGTTTAATTTTAAGTATCTTTAACCAAGAATCTATGAAATGAAAAATTGTGATTCTCTAAAACGCCAGCTTTAGAATGTAGGCAGTCATTGTTTTTACTTTGTGTTCCTCACTGCCATGGCCTTATCATGATTTCCTGTGTCCATAAAGCCTTTATATGTTCCTTTGAGTTTTCCAATGTGGAAAGAGTTACACTGTGTAAACATAACATCTGTATAGAGATTATTTTTTGACAGCTCCATCAAAATGAGGTTCCTTAAGCGACATATTCATAAACTGTCATCCAACATTTTCCTTGAATATATGTATAACTGTCCAGGAGAAAGTAGGCACACATTTTAAGTCTTGTCTTAGTAGTTGAATAAGAAGGCTTTCTTTTCATCCGTGTTACCATACGACTCGGTCGTCAAAAGATATTTTACAGACTGATGTAATGATTTTACAAATTTGTCAAATTTGGTGCAGAAGCTCTTAGAGAGTCAACTGTTTTGTTAATTGGTTTTTTCTCTATTGTCTCTAACCggatgtgacactggcaggttgatGCTTTGCTGTAGGTTACTGAGTGTTTGTTGGATTTTTTATACTTGTTAAAACAATTGGTAAACCTCTTAAAGATAAGGTAAAATATttcacagatactgagaataatgcAGATGGCAGAGGCTGCTACCATAAAATATGTAAACACTTTCTTCTCAGTTGGCCGTGCAATGTAGCAATCTACAATGTTGGGACAGGGGTCCACATTCGTACACTTAACAAGTCGTGGAAGATCAAAGCTGTCCCACATTGTATGAAGTATATATAGGAAGGTGATTTCAATGCCGGTTTTGAAGAACAGGCTTAAAAGGTAGGTCCACCAGAGACCACCATGTTTTTTGCCTGTGTTTGAGTATAATTTAGAACACTGCTCTCCATTTTTTAACCGGTTCTTTTTTTCTCGATCTTCTCTGTAAGCTACATGCATAATTACCAAGAGTGATGGGCATGTAACAAATATTAGCTGTAAAGCCCAAAGTCGGATATGAGAAATAGGAAAGTAATGGTCATAGCAGACATTGGTGCAGCCTGGTTGACGGGTGTTGCAATCAAAGTCTTTTTGTTCATCTCCCCATACTTTCTCTGCTGCAACCACATACACAAGAACTCGGAATACAAATACCACTGATAGCCAAATGCGTCCAAATGCTGTTGAATACTTATTCACTCCACTCAGTAGACCTTGGAATGTCTTCCAGTCCATTATGGCAACCTAATAGAAAAAAGAGGgtagtatttattttttaatacagtAGTATAACAAACTGGGAAAAACACACAAGCATAACACTTGGCAAGTAATATACAAGGGATATAACTTTCTTATTTTCTTTACATATAAGGTCTTAACTGTCTTAGATGAAGTATCCCACTGGCCCAGTAGCACATTTAAGTTCACACATCACCAGCCTCATCATAATAACAAAAGATCTAGTGGCTGTTACTGGAATTATTTTGATTAACCCTGGATCTGCTTTGCTTGAATAACCAGATGTACTTGTGTACTAATTGGCAGCAAATTATTCTATGGGACTGTTCAAGAAATTTTACAAATTAGTATGAAATAACAACAGGAATATGGAATGGAGATGAGAAGACTGTACTGTTTACAATCAAAAGGGCATTATCAAAATGAATGACAAGGCAAACGGTCTCATGTTGTTCAATATAACTGTGGGAAATACATTTGCAAGGATAAGGTTTGTTGAGGACTTGAGGACAAGTGACAATATATCATTGGAATGGATAAAGATGTTGCAATGGGAAAGAGTAACTGATATACAGTAGGGGTTAACTATTCAAATAAGAGAACTAAGCACAGGAAAATGTTATAATTTGAATTGAGAAGCTGCACGTGCTGGCTGAGTGATACAAGATGATGTCTTACTATAGGCACATGTTGTGCCAGGCTGAGTTAACTTTCCTTGCGTTCCTGAGATGATTGTTATTCCTAGTACATTAGCTGTTCACTTATAGAAATCTTTCTCAGAAATACTGGCTGGAGTGGAAATGGTCATTAAATATATGAATAAACCAGGTCATGAAAGATCACAGGATGAAACCTATTCTGTTTGCACTTCAAACCTTCTGCTAATTCATAGTATACCTAATAATAGTCTTCAATGGTTGTGACTGAAACCATGACTGGCAGATCACAAGCAAGGATTGTTttggctgatctaatacaatactgtATGTAGAAATGTAATCATAGCGCTGTGGCATAGAATATGATCACTGTGCCATCTTTATTTGTTATTTAAATTAATTTTGGATCCTAATTTTGGCATTATGAGATGCTCCAAATAGTTAAGGGCGGTGCAGTACAGCATTTTATTTGATAGTGCCATGACAAAGTTTGTAGAGGAGGGGAAATATGGGAGATGTCTTGCAGAGTGAATTCAAATAGTGTATGGAATAAGTGGACCACTGAAGATTTCAATGTGCAGAAAGATTgtcaggggcctatttatcaatagaATGCTATCTTTTAAAATGGGTGCTGTCATATGTTTAAAGTAGATTTTGAAATATATACCTCTACTAGGTAACAAAGACAGGAAGTAAGAGATATCGGCAATCACCAGAGCTCACAGCAGCCTTTCCTATGGGAACTGTGCTAGTAG encodes:
- the LOC135033639 gene encoding gap junction beta-3 protein-like isoform X1; translated protein: MGVAIMDWKTFQGLLSGVNKYSTAFGRIWLSVVFVFRVLVYVVAAEKVWGDEQKDFDCNTRQPGCTNVCYDHYFPISHIRLWALQLIFVTCPSLLVIMHVAYREDREKKNRLKNGEQCSKLYSNTGKKHGGLWWTYLLSLFFKTGIEITFLYILHTMWDSFDLPRLVKCTNVDPCPNIVDCYIARPTEKKVFTYFMVAASAICIILSICEIFYLIFKRFTNCFNKYKKSNKHSVTYSKASTCQCHIRLETIEKKPINKTVDSLRASAPNLTNL
- the LOC135033639 gene encoding gap junction beta-3 protein-like isoform X2; the protein is MDWKTFQGLLSGVNKYSTAFGRIWLSVVFVFRVLVYVVAAEKVWGDEQKDFDCNTRQPGCTNVCYDHYFPISHIRLWALQLIFVTCPSLLVIMHVAYREDREKKNRLKNGEQCSKLYSNTGKKHGGLWWTYLLSLFFKTGIEITFLYILHTMWDSFDLPRLVKCTNVDPCPNIVDCYIARPTEKKVFTYFMVAASAICIILSICEIFYLIFKRFTNCFNKYKKSNKHSVTYSKASTCQCHIRLETIEKKPINKTVDSLRASAPNLTNL